One window of the Pedobacter ginsengisoli genome contains the following:
- the cfa gene encoding cyclopropane fatty acyl phospholipid synthase, whose amino-acid sequence MNKYQATIEELILPAGIHLNGTEAFDIQVYDDRFYNHVLRYGSLGLGESYMNGWWDCLALDHFLFQLLNIDIEKQISKSLKVRWQTLKAYLFNMQTIAKSVSVAHEHYDLGNDLFEAMLDKHMMYSCGYWEKAKTLDEAQEDKLELICRKLKLTQGMEVLDIGCGWGGFAQYASEKYQVKVTGVTISSQQAEMARHRCYGLSVDILLQDYRLLTGYYDRIVSIGMFEHVGYKNYRTYMQLVKNCLKDDGIFLLHCIGGNENNINTDAWINKYIFPGGMIPSVEQLGKSIDQLLILQDWHNFGLYYDRTLMEWLNRFRASWGNLKYSYSERFYRMWEYYLSLSAASFRARKNHLWQIILTKPSFSQLYQSVR is encoded by the coding sequence ATGAACAAATACCAGGCTACCATCGAGGAGTTAATACTTCCAGCTGGCATACATTTAAACGGAACGGAAGCTTTTGATATCCAGGTTTATGATGATCGCTTTTACAATCATGTATTGCGTTATGGATCTTTAGGACTTGGTGAATCATACATGAATGGATGGTGGGATTGCTTAGCACTAGACCATTTCTTATTTCAGCTACTGAATATAGATATAGAAAAGCAGATCTCTAAAAGCCTAAAGGTAAGGTGGCAAACCCTAAAAGCTTATTTATTTAATATGCAAACCATAGCTAAATCTGTTAGTGTAGCTCATGAACATTATGATCTTGGTAATGATCTGTTTGAGGCGATGCTGGATAAGCATATGATGTATTCATGTGGATACTGGGAAAAAGCTAAAACTTTAGATGAAGCGCAGGAGGATAAGCTGGAATTAATATGCAGAAAACTAAAGCTTACCCAAGGCATGGAAGTTTTAGATATAGGATGCGGTTGGGGAGGCTTTGCTCAATACGCTTCAGAAAAGTACCAGGTAAAAGTTACAGGCGTTACAATCTCCAGTCAACAGGCAGAAATGGCAAGGCATCGTTGTTATGGATTATCTGTAGATATCCTGTTACAGGATTATAGGTTATTAACAGGGTATTATGATCGTATTGTTTCTATAGGCATGTTTGAGCATGTAGGTTACAAAAACTACCGTACCTACATGCAGCTTGTAAAAAACTGTCTAAAAGACGATGGTATATTCCTATTACATTGCATTGGCGGAAATGAGAATAACATAAACACAGATGCCTGGATAAACAAATATATTTTTCCCGGGGGTATGATACCATCGGTGGAACAATTAGGGAAATCAATAGATCAACTCCTGATTTTGCAAGACTGGCATAATTTCGGCCTTTATTACGATCGTACTTTAATGGAATGGCTAAACAGATTCCGTGCTTCGTGGGGTAATTTAAAGTATAGTTATTCAGAACGGTTTTATAGGATGTGGGAGTATTATTTAAGTTTAAGTGCTGCATCATTTAGGGCAAGAAAGAACCACCTTTGGCAAATCATTCTTACAAAACCTTCCTTTTCTCAGCTATATCAGTCTGTAAGATAA
- a CDS encoding superoxide dismutase family protein: protein MKNFLTVAIITIMAFFTSCSTTAEVEVAEAKLATTADAKDIGVAKFYKLKDGKMKMDLELNFPARADSTVAVHFHEHGDCGDMGNNTHGHWNPTNEAHGKWGSAAYHSGDIGNIQLDSKGHGTISVTTDRWSIEENDIKNIINRGIIVHGGTDDYTTQPTGNSGPRVGCGVIVKL, encoded by the coding sequence ATGAAAAATTTTTTAACAGTAGCTATTATTACAATAATGGCATTTTTTACTTCCTGCTCAACTACTGCAGAAGTTGAAGTAGCAGAAGCAAAACTGGCAACAACCGCTGATGCAAAAGACATCGGAGTAGCAAAATTCTATAAGTTAAAAGATGGGAAGATGAAGATGGATTTAGAGCTTAATTTTCCTGCCCGTGCTGATAGTACTGTTGCAGTGCATTTTCATGAGCACGGAGATTGTGGCGACATGGGCAATAATACGCATGGCCATTGGAATCCCACTAATGAAGCTCATGGTAAATGGGGATCTGCAGCATATCATTCAGGAGATATTGGAAATATCCAATTAGACAGTAAAGGTCACGGTACTATATCGGTTACTACCGACCGTTGGAGTATTGAAGAAAATGATATCAAAAATATAATTAACAGAGGTATTATAGTTCACGGAGGTACAGACGATTATACTACCCAGCCTACAGGAAATTCAGGACCTAGAGTTGGATGTGGTGTAATTGTTAAACTTTAA
- a CDS encoding M1 family metallopeptidase: MRKYLIILLLCLGSKAFAQDKYWQQYVNYNIDVTLNDQDKSLKGFETIVYKNNSPSELDFIWFHIWPNAYKQESTALFQQIKNDTSRVKKLDKYTYGSIEGLNFKVNGKTAETEPHPNPQYIDVIKLKLKSPLKPGDSVTITTDFKVKLPSYFSRSGFADGEFMICQWYPKPAVFDKNGWHEFPYLDMGEFYSDYASFKVNITVPSDYVVGATGVLQNTDELALYKSLGTKNTTNRTGQPATYKPISKSTTKKMTYKIDSVPDFAWFADKDFVIQYDTVKLTSGKVIDAFTYYHNKKETLWSNSINYAKDALRKYSNWVGAYEYPVVQVVEGPANNSSGGMEYPTITLITSPDAKKESLDGVIAHEIGHNWFMSMLGSNERQHTWLDEGLNSYFQFRYEAQKYRTNSMFGDAIPAEIKALPEKEFLDRTYGAMSSIPMNSAIETPSDKFTSSDDYSMTSYAKTALWLYILENSVGREKMDNAFKHYFDKWKNKHPQPEDLKSSFEESLGINLDKYFGLLNKTGSFNGQ; this comes from the coding sequence ATGAGAAAATACCTGATAATTTTATTGCTATGCTTAGGATCTAAGGCATTTGCGCAAGACAAATACTGGCAACAATATGTAAACTATAATATTGATGTAACCCTTAACGATCAGGACAAATCTTTAAAAGGTTTTGAAACTATAGTATACAAAAACAATTCCCCTTCAGAATTGGATTTTATCTGGTTTCATATATGGCCAAATGCTTACAAACAGGAATCTACGGCATTGTTTCAACAGATAAAGAATGATACTTCACGTGTTAAAAAGCTCGACAAATATACATACGGCAGTATTGAGGGATTAAATTTTAAAGTGAATGGGAAAACAGCAGAAACCGAACCCCATCCTAATCCACAATATATTGATGTAATTAAATTGAAATTGAAATCGCCTTTAAAACCAGGTGATTCGGTTACTATCACTACAGATTTTAAAGTAAAATTACCTTCCTATTTTTCAAGATCTGGTTTTGCCGATGGTGAATTTATGATTTGCCAATGGTATCCTAAACCAGCAGTGTTTGATAAAAATGGCTGGCACGAATTCCCATACCTCGATATGGGAGAGTTTTATAGTGATTATGCTTCATTTAAAGTAAACATAACCGTTCCATCAGATTATGTAGTGGGTGCAACAGGGGTGTTGCAAAATACCGACGAACTGGCACTCTATAAAAGCCTTGGTACAAAAAATACAACAAACAGAACAGGCCAACCTGCAACTTATAAGCCTATAAGCAAAAGCACTACAAAAAAAATGACTTATAAGATTGATAGTGTTCCTGACTTCGCCTGGTTTGCCGATAAGGACTTTGTAATACAGTACGATACAGTTAAACTCACTTCAGGAAAAGTAATTGATGCTTTTACCTATTATCACAACAAAAAAGAAACACTGTGGAGCAACAGTATTAATTATGCTAAAGATGCATTAAGAAAATACAGTAATTGGGTAGGAGCGTATGAATATCCGGTTGTGCAAGTAGTAGAGGGGCCAGCAAATAATTCAAGCGGAGGAATGGAGTATCCAACTATTACATTAATTACCAGTCCGGATGCTAAAAAGGAATCGCTTGATGGTGTAATTGCACATGAGATTGGTCACAATTGGTTTATGAGTATGCTTGGTAGTAATGAAAGGCAACATACCTGGTTAGATGAAGGGTTAAACTCTTATTTTCAGTTCAGGTATGAAGCCCAGAAATATAGAACAAACTCTATGTTTGGAGATGCCATACCAGCCGAAATTAAGGCCTTACCGGAAAAGGAATTTTTAGATCGCACTTATGGTGCAATGTCCAGCATCCCAATGAATTCGGCTATTGAAACACCTTCAGATAAATTTACCTCATCAGATGATTACAGCATGACATCATATGCAAAAACTGCATTATGGCTATACATTCTAGAAAATTCAGTTGGCAGAGAAAAGATGGATAATGCTTTTAAACATTACTTTGATAAGTGGAAAAATAAACACCCGCAACCAGAAGATTTAAAATCTTCTTTTGAAGAATCATTAGGAATCAACCTCGATAAATATTTTGGGTTACTTAATAAAACAGGTTCATTTAATGGGCAATAG
- a CDS encoding LiaF transmembrane domain-containing protein, whose product METLNNKIKSNRHFGMGIFLLVIGAIFLLRNIGLNIPFWVLSWHTLFLALGLLIGYRKNFKAGGWVFFVILGGVFTLKDLIFFDISQYTTAMVLIGVGLYMIFRPKRDVQFCDFGNKK is encoded by the coding sequence ATGGAAACTTTAAATAACAAAATCAAATCTAATCGCCATTTCGGAATGGGTATCTTTTTATTAGTAATTGGCGCTATATTTTTATTGAGAAATATTGGACTTAATATTCCATTTTGGGTTTTGAGCTGGCATACATTATTCCTGGCTTTGGGATTATTAATTGGCTACCGGAAAAACTTTAAAGCTGGCGGATGGGTGTTTTTCGTAATACTAGGCGGTGTATTTACTTTAAAAGACCTAATATTCTTTGATATTTCGCAATATACAACTGCAATGGTTTTAATAGGCGTGGGGCTGTATATGATTTTCAGACCTAAAAGAGATGTGCAGTTTTGTGATTTCGGAAATAAAAAATAA
- a CDS encoding TIM-barrel domain-containing protein encodes MRKLILFSLMAAFTSQSFAQKPAPDPKIFWSESFKTGKLPEGWQNVDKSKKDLAWLITNQPYPGSYQYQQQAPPIASKSRGYHLQFQAGYFVDEDQPSWVKRKEYPNTWMQTAGIDCSAKSSVILRFQHTFRYNSEFAAPGAGLYVGVSTDGEKWTDYNVTNNVPSATDMFSPINQEVNISKVAAKQPKVYLRFYWKGYYSWYWMVDDIELAEAYNKDLAITRLTSHNEEENTFTKNDVLAVTVKNSGIESIKSNFKIVGTIDGKREISADVLASKKPIASGEEITVKFPAVDLTDKATHNLNFNLKFDTDEKLSNNTLKAKINAKETKVGNLTDFKANGNEFNITAGFSAFKVIFYTDDIFRIWMASDGEFTNPAGNDIVVSYDVKNPSVNSADKGTYYQIKSKDCVVRVYKQPLRFAMYDVTDSTPIWEESEPLSFGARTKQTMKRHNDEYFYGGGMQNGYFSHRDKDILIEKGGGWDDGGRANPAPFYMSTAGYGAFRNTFDAGKYSFKQTLGFTHNENRFDCFYFFGPSLKQILNGYTQITGRPFLMPRWALSMGDANCYNRGAKGDDSKNYKGTGTTGTTPDVIKLVADKYIENKMPRGWILPNDGYGCGYTKLDSTIMELKKRGFYTGLWTENGVEKIAKEVGEYGSRLAKLDVAWVGPGYKYALDGCKAAYEGIENNSNARGFIWSVMGWAGTQRYSTVWSGDQSGNWEYIRFHIPTIIGSGLSAQNAATGDVDGIFGGSDSTYVRDLQWKCFTPVLMVMSGWAKKNKQPYLQGEVNSATNRKYLQLKMRMTPYMYTLCEEAYETGVPASRAMVLEFPDDEVTKGKQTQYQFMNGESLLVAPVYKSESKRDSIYLPKGTWYDYWDGKAYSGNTWVNNYSAPLEKLPLFVKQGAIIPMYPQMDYDGEKKTDSLTLDIYPFQKSKFDMYEDDGLTRDHRKGAFAKTLIEVDATKDIQITINAARGDYEGKNKDRVYLLDVHHSKAPKKVSVNGKKLKAYNNLQQFEKAGAGYFFDAKDKSGTIHIKTDYLSTSANQTIALN; translated from the coding sequence ATGAGAAAGTTAATTCTATTTTCCCTCATGGCTGCTTTTACCTCACAGTCATTTGCGCAAAAACCTGCACCAGACCCAAAGATCTTTTGGTCTGAAAGTTTTAAAACCGGCAAACTACCAGAAGGCTGGCAAAATGTAGATAAAAGTAAAAAGGACCTGGCATGGTTAATTACCAACCAGCCATATCCAGGCTCTTATCAGTATCAGCAACAGGCTCCTCCTATTGCATCTAAAAGTCGTGGCTATCACTTACAGTTTCAGGCAGGCTATTTTGTTGATGAAGATCAGCCATCATGGGTAAAAAGGAAGGAATATCCCAATACCTGGATGCAAACAGCGGGAATAGATTGCTCCGCTAAATCATCGGTAATACTTCGTTTTCAGCATACTTTTAGGTATAATAGTGAATTTGCAGCACCAGGAGCAGGTTTATATGTTGGTGTAAGTACTGATGGCGAAAAGTGGACAGACTATAATGTAACCAATAATGTGCCTTCGGCTACAGATATGTTTAGTCCAATTAATCAGGAGGTGAACATTAGTAAGGTAGCGGCAAAACAGCCAAAAGTATATCTGCGGTTTTACTGGAAGGGCTATTACAGTTGGTATTGGATGGTTGATGACATAGAATTGGCAGAGGCTTACAATAAAGATCTTGCTATTACACGCTTAACATCGCACAATGAGGAAGAAAACACCTTTACCAAAAATGATGTTTTGGCTGTTACTGTTAAAAATAGCGGTATAGAAAGTATCAAGTCGAATTTTAAAATAGTTGGAACTATTGATGGAAAGAGAGAAATTTCTGCCGATGTTTTGGCTAGTAAAAAACCTATTGCCAGCGGTGAAGAGATTACGGTTAAATTTCCTGCTGTAGATTTAACGGACAAAGCCACACACAATTTAAACTTCAATTTAAAGTTTGATACTGATGAGAAACTATCTAACAATACTTTAAAGGCAAAAATAAATGCTAAGGAGACAAAAGTTGGCAACCTTACTGATTTTAAAGCCAATGGTAATGAGTTTAATATTACTGCAGGTTTTTCAGCTTTTAAGGTAATATTTTATACTGATGATATTTTCAGAATCTGGATGGCATCGGATGGAGAATTTACTAATCCTGCCGGTAATGATATTGTGGTTAGTTACGACGTTAAGAACCCTTCTGTAAATTCTGCAGATAAGGGTACTTACTATCAAATAAAGAGTAAAGATTGTGTTGTTCGTGTTTACAAACAGCCTCTGCGCTTTGCAATGTATGATGTTACCGATAGTACGCCTATTTGGGAAGAATCGGAACCTTTGTCATTTGGTGCCAGAACAAAACAAACAATGAAGCGTCATAATGATGAGTATTTTTATGGCGGTGGTATGCAAAATGGCTATTTCTCGCACAGAGATAAGGATATTTTAATTGAAAAAGGTGGTGGATGGGATGATGGAGGCAGAGCTAACCCTGCTCCCTTCTATATGTCGACAGCCGGTTATGGGGCATTTAGAAATACTTTTGATGCCGGTAAATACTCATTTAAACAAACTTTGGGTTTTACTCATAATGAAAATCGTTTTGATTGCTTTTACTTTTTTGGACCGTCGCTAAAACAAATACTTAATGGTTATACCCAAATCACAGGAAGACCTTTTTTAATGCCGCGCTGGGCTTTAAGCATGGGTGATGCGAACTGCTATAACCGGGGTGCTAAAGGTGATGACAGTAAAAATTACAAAGGAACCGGAACAACTGGTACTACACCGGATGTAATAAAACTGGTAGCAGACAAGTATATAGAAAACAAAATGCCACGTGGCTGGATCTTGCCTAATGATGGTTATGGCTGTGGTTATACTAAGCTGGATTCGACCATAATGGAGTTAAAGAAAAGAGGATTTTATACAGGGCTTTGGACAGAAAACGGAGTTGAGAAGATTGCTAAAGAGGTTGGTGAATATGGATCAAGGTTGGCGAAACTTGATGTAGCCTGGGTTGGACCTGGTTATAAGTATGCTTTGGATGGTTGCAAAGCAGCTTACGAAGGTATTGAGAACAATAGTAATGCTCGTGGTTTTATTTGGAGCGTAATGGGTTGGGCAGGTACGCAACGCTACTCGACAGTATGGTCTGGAGATCAAAGTGGTAACTGGGAGTATATTCGTTTTCATATTCCTACTATTATTGGGTCTGGATTGTCTGCCCAGAATGCGGCAACCGGTGATGTTGACGGTATTTTTGGTGGTAGCGATTCGACTTATGTAAGAGATTTGCAGTGGAAATGTTTCACTCCTGTTTTAATGGTAATGAGTGGCTGGGCCAAAAAGAACAAACAGCCTTATTTGCAGGGAGAGGTTAATTCTGCTACTAATAGGAAATACCTGCAATTAAAGATGCGCATGACTCCATATATGTATACGCTTTGCGAAGAAGCGTATGAAACGGGAGTTCCGGCTTCGAGAGCAATGGTTTTAGAATTCCCTGATGACGAGGTTACCAAGGGTAAGCAAACTCAATATCAGTTCATGAATGGCGAGTCTTTACTGGTTGCCCCTGTTTATAAAAGTGAATCTAAAAGAGATAGTATCTATTTGCCAAAAGGAACCTGGTACGACTACTGGGATGGTAAAGCCTATTCTGGCAATACCTGGGTAAATAATTATTCGGCTCCTTTAGAAAAGCTTCCTCTTTTTGTTAAGCAGGGCGCAATTATTCCGATGTATCCTCAAATGGATTACGATGGTGAGAAAAAAACGGATAGTTTAACATTAGATATTTATCCATTTCAAAAATCTAAATTTGATATGTATGAGGATGATGGCTTAACCCGCGATCATAGAAAAGGTGCATTTGCAAAAACATTAATTGAAGTTGATGCAACCAAAGACATACAAATAACTATAAATGCTGCCAGAGGAGATTACGAAGGCAAAAACAAGGATAGGGTTTATCTGCTTGATGTACATCATTCAAAAGCACCTAAAAAAGTTAGTGTTAATGGTAAAAAGTTAAAAGCTTACAATAATCTGCAGCAGTTTGAAAAGGCTGGTGCTGGATATTTTTTCGATGCAAAGGACAAATCTGGTACTATCCATATCAAAACAGATTACCTGAGTACGTCTGCTAATCAAACGATTGCGTTGAATTAG
- the lspA gene encoding signal peptidase II: protein MIKGKTFRRMLVLSLVMLNIGCDQVTKSIVRKHVDYNESIKIISDNFTLTKVENSGAFLSSGDSLPVPVKFVFLSLMPLFVLCFGIYYVLNKTELDKLLIVGASFVIGGGIGNLYDRLLYGSVTDFLHIDLGIFQTGIFNIADVSIMIGMLLILTHLYFKKANPELA, encoded by the coding sequence ATGATTAAAGGAAAAACTTTTAGAAGGATGTTAGTTCTTTCGCTTGTTATGTTAAACATTGGCTGCGATCAGGTTACCAAAAGTATTGTAAGAAAACACGTGGACTACAATGAAAGCATAAAGATCATTAGCGACAATTTCACCCTAACAAAAGTTGAGAATTCAGGAGCCTTTTTGAGTTCGGGAGACTCGCTTCCAGTACCGGTTAAGTTTGTTTTTCTCTCTTTAATGCCGTTGTTTGTATTGTGTTTTGGTATTTACTACGTTTTAAATAAAACAGAACTCGACAAATTACTTATCGTTGGAGCAAGCTTTGTAATTGGTGGTGGTATAGGTAACCTGTACGACAGATTATTATATGGTTCAGTTACAGATTTTCTACATATAGATTTAGGAATCTTTCAAACAGGAATATTTAATATAGCAGATGTATCTATCATGATAGGCATGCTACTAATACTTACACATTTGTACTTTAAAAAAGCAAATCCAGAACTGGCTTAA
- a CDS encoding MarR family winged helix-turn-helix transcriptional regulator: MNVIDESGILAISTRLQRLSEQLRKDGFLLYKAHHINFEPKWFPVIYTLHFKPVLSVVELAAEIGYTHPSTISLLKELEREKIIRSRKDKQDERKRLILLTEKGKELLKQMQPVWDIMVLALTELTNTTNNIMKAIGEVEQKLEEQSFLDRAKRISPLGR, translated from the coding sequence ATGAATGTAATAGATGAATCGGGTATTTTAGCTATATCAACCAGGCTTCAGCGTTTAAGTGAACAGCTTCGCAAAGATGGTTTTCTGCTCTATAAAGCTCATCATATTAATTTTGAGCCCAAATGGTTTCCTGTTATTTACACCTTGCATTTTAAGCCTGTTCTAAGTGTTGTTGAACTTGCAGCTGAAATTGGTTATACGCATCCATCAACCATTAGTTTATTAAAGGAGCTGGAAAGAGAAAAGATAATACGTTCCAGAAAAGATAAACAGGATGAGCGGAAAAGGCTTATTTTACTTACTGAGAAAGGCAAAGAACTGCTTAAACAAATGCAGCCTGTGTGGGATATAATGGTTTTAGCCTTAACTGAGCTTACAAATACAACCAATAACATTATGAAAGCTATTGGCGAAGTTGAGCAAAAACTAGAGGAACAAAGCTTTTTAGACAGGGCAAAAAGAATATCGCCACTTGGCAGGTAG
- a CDS encoding GNAT family N-acetyltransferase, translating into MSTSILIEPIYNNYCARIIDIILPIQQIEFGVPITLEGQPDLLDIETNYHKDGGGFWGALNNEELVGTIALMNVGHNAGVIRKMFVKKAYRGKELNIAQHLLESLIDYCRQNNITDIYLGTVDILKAACRFYERNAFVKIDMEELPSYFPRMKADNTFYHLNLNVPSL; encoded by the coding sequence ATGAGTACTTCGATATTAATAGAACCTATTTACAACAACTATTGTGCAAGAATAATTGATATTATTTTGCCTATACAACAGATAGAATTTGGTGTACCAATTACTTTGGAGGGGCAGCCTGATCTTTTAGATATTGAAACAAATTATCATAAAGATGGTGGTGGTTTCTGGGGTGCGTTAAATAACGAGGAACTGGTAGGCACCATAGCCTTAATGAATGTTGGTCATAATGCCGGTGTTATCAGAAAAATGTTTGTTAAGAAAGCTTACAGAGGTAAAGAATTAAATATTGCTCAACACTTGCTTGAATCACTTATTGATTATTGCAGGCAAAACAATATAACTGATATCTATCTGGGAACTGTAGATATACTTAAGGCAGCTTGCAGGTTTTATGAAAGAAATGCTTTTGTGAAAATTGATATGGAAGAACTTCCATCCTACTTTCCGAGAATGAAAGCAGATAATACTTTTTATCACCTGAACTTAAATGTTCCCTCTCTTTAA
- a CDS encoding SRPBCC domain-containing protein produces MKNFDWTSFTIRILVKTSLSDIYNAWTTGSEIEKWFLKDASFTNTNGAKIGKDEPIRKDYSYEWLWYLYEDKATGKITEANGSDFIQFTFEGECLVDVKLSVQKDYVLVELTQKNIPTDENSMRNIRLGCHNGWSFYLVNLKSIYEGGIDLRGKDTDFKPMLNT; encoded by the coding sequence ATGAAAAACTTTGATTGGACCTCTTTTACAATAAGAATTTTAGTAAAAACGAGTTTAAGTGATATTTACAACGCTTGGACCACAGGCTCTGAAATAGAGAAATGGTTTTTGAAGGATGCCTCCTTTACTAATACAAACGGAGCAAAGATTGGCAAGGATGAACCTATCCGGAAAGATTACAGTTACGAATGGCTCTGGTACTTATATGAGGATAAAGCTACAGGTAAAATAACGGAAGCTAATGGTTCAGATTTTATCCAGTTTACCTTTGAAGGGGAATGCCTTGTTGATGTGAAGTTATCTGTTCAAAAGGATTACGTTTTAGTAGAGCTTACTCAGAAAAATATACCGACTGACGAGAATAGTATGCGAAATATTAGATTGGGATGCCATAATGGATGGTCGTTTTACCTTGTTAACTTAAAATCTATTTATGAAGGAGGAATTGACCTTAGAGGTAAAGATACCGACTTTAAACCAATGCTTAATACTTAA
- a CDS encoding NAD-dependent succinate-semialdehyde dehydrogenase: MSIQSVNPVNGKVIKNYKEHSWNQVSKKIVATHLAWLNWQNTSFSERAYMLRKTAELLVQRKTELATLMATEMGKPIKDGIAEIEKCASVCDYYADNGETFLKDEIIETEASRSYVSFRPLGVVLAVMPWNFPYWQLFRFLAPALMAGNCGLLKHASNVSGCALSIEQIIKDAGFPANVFQVLLINSKVVKDVIAHPAVKAVTLTGSTEAGIHVAQQAAQQLKKSVLELGGSDPYIILEDADIELAADICAQSRLINNGQSCIAAKRFIVVKKVEREFVELFKAKMAARITGDPFDANTNLGPMSRLDLRDELHQQVQENIMAGAKCILGGQIPDYKSKHAFYTPTILTGIKKGMPAYEEEIFGPVASIISARNTDDAIRIANDTSFGLGAAVFTRDRSLGEQIAKTRLNAGSCFVNSFVKSDPRLPFGGINQSGYGRELGIFGIREFVNIKTVYVK; the protein is encoded by the coding sequence ATGAGCATTCAGTCGGTTAATCCCGTTAACGGGAAAGTAATTAAAAATTATAAAGAACATTCCTGGAATCAGGTTTCTAAAAAGATCGTAGCAACGCACCTTGCCTGGTTAAATTGGCAAAATACAAGTTTTTCTGAAAGGGCTTATATGCTTAGAAAAACTGCAGAGCTACTTGTTCAGCGTAAAACAGAACTAGCAACTTTAATGGCAACTGAAATGGGAAAGCCAATAAAAGATGGTATTGCTGAAATTGAGAAATGTGCCTCCGTTTGTGATTACTATGCTGATAATGGTGAGACATTTTTGAAGGATGAAATAATTGAAACTGAGGCTAGCCGGAGTTATGTAAGCTTTCGCCCATTAGGTGTTGTGCTGGCTGTAATGCCCTGGAACTTCCCCTACTGGCAATTATTCAGGTTCCTTGCTCCCGCACTTATGGCAGGCAATTGCGGTTTGCTGAAACACGCATCAAATGTTAGCGGCTGTGCTTTAAGCATTGAACAGATTATTAAAGATGCGGGTTTTCCTGCAAATGTATTTCAAGTGCTGTTAATTAATAGTAAGGTTGTTAAGGATGTAATTGCTCATCCGGCTGTAAAGGCGGTAACCTTAACGGGAAGCACAGAAGCGGGCATACATGTTGCTCAACAAGCGGCTCAGCAGCTAAAGAAAAGTGTATTGGAACTTGGAGGAAGTGATCCGTATATTATTTTGGAGGATGCAGATATTGAATTGGCAGCAGATATTTGTGCTCAAAGCAGGCTAATAAACAATGGTCAGAGTTGCATCGCTGCCAAAAGATTTATTGTAGTAAAGAAAGTAGAAAGGGAATTTGTGGAATTGTTTAAGGCTAAAATGGCCGCCAGGATAACGGGTGATCCTTTTGATGCGAATACAAATCTTGGACCGATGTCCAGACTAGATCTTCGGGACGAGTTGCATCAGCAGGTTCAGGAAAACATAATGGCAGGTGCTAAATGTATCCTTGGTGGGCAAATACCTGATTATAAAAGTAAGCATGCTTTTTATACCCCAACAATTTTAACGGGTATAAAGAAGGGTATGCCAGCTTATGAAGAAGAAATTTTTGGGCCTGTAGCATCAATAATTTCAGCTAGGAATACGGATGATGCAATAAGGATTGCAAATGATACATCTTTTGGTTTGGGTGCAGCCGTATTTACAAGAGATCGATCATTAGGAGAGCAAATAGCTAAAACAAGATTAAACGCGGGTTCTTGTTTTGTAAATTCGTTTGTGAAGTCAGATCCCCGTTTACCTTTTGGAGGGATTAATCAATCTGGTTATGGTCGTGAATTGGGAATATTTGGTATTAGAGAGTTTGTAAATATTAAAACAGTGTACGTTAAATAA